A window of Leishmania major strain Friedlin complete genome, chromosome 27 genomic DNA:
tcccgctgctgcttcctcTTCGAGGGGCGCTGCTACCGACCCCGTGGCATCCTCGTTTGTGGGCGGCTCtgcggccgcgtcgtcgaGCGGCCCGGATCAGGCGGCCATGAACGCAATGATGCAAATGATGATGCAATCCATGATGACGTCACCCTCGGCACCAACAACTGCCGCTACCAATGCGCCGTCGCCTttgacagcggcggcaccagtGTCTGCATCCCCCACCGCGGTGTCCGAGGAAGCGATGCAGCGAGGTCTGTCGGCGCTGCGTGAGATGGGGTTTGAGGACGAGGCCCTATGCCGTGAGGCGCTGACGGCCTGCGGTGGCGATGCGGAGGCGGCTGTGGACTATATTGCTGAACATCAAGAGGAGTAGCAGCTTCCTGATTTCCTTTACTTTGTGCTTTTccgaggggggggagaagtgTGCAGGCAGCGGCTCTCCCGTTTTTCGAAGTTGCTGGAGTTGCTGCGCACAAGGTGGTGCGGCACTGAGCGGCATCAATCCaggagcggccgccgcgctgcacggTAATGATACTCTCACAGATACAGCAAGAAGAGGCTGCGACCGCCTTGCTTGCAGCTCTCGCGCTGGGTGTGAGGCAGTGAGGCTGATTCCAGACCTATCACGAGGACAAGTGCATGAATTACGGACCTGGCCACCGATTTCCAATGCCACGCGGGCGTCTCGCCAAAACCGCGCTGCACAACGCGACACGCTGACACACGGGTGCtccttggcggcggcagctccgcccCAGAAGAGCGAGGACGCTGAGCCCACGAGACGGCCGGAGACCGTGCTCGCCCAGCTCCGCACGGGCGCCTGTCCGCACTTTGGATTCCGCCAACGGCGGGTGACTGGCAGTGACAGCATGGAGCTCACATGGTGTGCTGCCTGTTACTCGGCTAGAATTGCGGTGCCTGCGCCCCTGCCCGGGGCTCCTGCCCTCGCCCTCGAGCCGGACCGCGGACACGGGTCGCGAGGATCAAGGCATGCAGCCCACCCGAGCCCGTCTGTCGCCGGTCGTGCAGCACGCGTCCGAAGAAGGGACGAAAAAGGACAGTAACGAGCCCGTTCGACGCACAGCCCTTGATTGGACGGCGGGACGCTTCGTCCTACACGACGGAGGTTGAGCCGTAGCGCAGCAGGGGTAGGTGAGCTGCGACTGCACGCGTATGTTACTCGGCTTGCTCGTGGGCGAATCGCCACGCGTTGAGAGTGAGAATTCTATGCCGGTGCTTGTGGCGCTGTCGCGGTTCGTGGCGTGTCGCTagctgtttttttttccccctTTGTATGTTTGTAGATGCCGTGGTGGATTCGTGACCGTGCAGCGGGGAACCCGCAAGGATGAtcgaggcgctgctcgcgtAACATCGGATTTGTCGGTGTGGTGTCCGCTCGTGCCGAtaatggggggggggtcgcgTTGTGTCtgcgttttttgttttgttgttttccctGTTTGGGTGGACCTGAGGCGTGGCCGTATCAATGTTCCCTCCCGCTAGATGTGCGTCGGCAAAGGGGCGGGCCTTCTACCTAGGCTGCTGTGCGTGTTGGCGTGTCGTCttgtgcatgcatgtgctTCATGCGTGCCTctgtgctgcagcgatggAAATCTCTACCCCTGTGTTCTCGTGGCGGGAATGGGGGTTGGGCGGTGCAGCGGTCGTGTCTTGATGCCGTATAGTCTCCGCTAACGCGTCTTCTACTTGTTTTTTTTTATCTGTTCGCAtgtttcgctctctctatgtGTGCTGATAATCGACACAGAACATGGCTTACGCGCGTTCTACGGGCACACGAACAAGCGCGCATACatccgcggctgctgccccaCGCCATCGTGAAGGACGTGAagggcaaaaaaaaaagttaGAAAGCGATGCGCTTTGCGGTCTCGTGCGTGGCGGGTGCAGTGGGAGCGTgggtgtggcggcggccttcGGGCCAGGATGCGGAGTGCTACCAGGGCATTCAAAACGCGATCACATTCCGCAATCCACAACGCCAAGGGCGGGTCTTCAGCCAGCGCTATGAACCGTACCAGCTGGGCGAGATCATCCCTATCACCGCTGACGTAGCCCTCTTCCGCTTCCTCTTACATAACAGCGAGGATGAGTTTAACTTGAGGCCCTGCTCGACACTACAGGCATGCTACAAGTACGGTGTGCAGCCGAAGGACCAGTGTCAACGCTTCTACACGCCCGTGACGGCAAATCACACAGCGGGCTATTTTGATCTAATCGTGAAACGCAAGAAGGATGGTCTCATGACAAATCACCTGTTCGGCATGCATGTCGGTGATACATTGCTCTTCCGTAGTGTGGCCTTCAAAATCCAATACCGCCCGAACCGATGGAAACACGTGGGTAtgatcggcggcggcaccggcttcACTCCATTTCTGCAGATCGTCCGGCACGCCTTGACGGAGCCAGTGGATAGCAAGGAGGTGGACAGAACGAAACTGTCCTTCCTGTTCTGCAACCGCACCGAGCGGCACATCCTCCTCGGTGGCGTCTTCGATGACCTTGCGAGGCGCTTCCCAGATCGCTTCCGCATGTTCTACACGATCGACCTCGCCGTTGACAAGGACAAGTGGTTAGAGCAGGAAAACCACTTTCTGGGATACGTGACAACCGACATGATCCGCCGCAGCATGCCGGCGCCGGAGGAGAAGAACAAGATCATCATGCTATGCGGACCGgacccgctgctgtcgcacgTGGCCGGCACTCCGATGTCAACAATGTCCTCCATGTCGGGTAGCCTGAGCATCCAGCCCATGGCAACCGACATCAACAATCTCGTCAGTCTCGGCGGCCTTTTGAAGGAGCTCGGCTACGATAACACAGACGTGTATCGCTTCTAGAGGGGCGCGCAAGTGGTACCGTCAGGGCGGACGTTACGCGGGTGCAACATGCGTTTGCGCCTCGTCAGGATCTGCGTTCTCGGTTCGCATCCGCATTTGCGTGTGCTCACGGGAAATTCAATGA
This region includes:
- a CDS encoding putative reductase (previous protein_id=AAZ09819.1) produces the protein MRFAVSCVAGAVGAWVWRRPSGQDAECYQGIQNAITFRNPQRQGRVFSQRYEPYQLGEIIPITADVALFRFLLHNSEDEFNLRPCSTLQACYKYGVQPKDQCQRFYTPVTANHTAGYFDLIVKRKKDGLMTNHLFGMHVGDTLLFRSVAFKIQYRPNRWKHVGMIGGGTGFTPFLQIVRHALTEPVDSKEVDRTKLSFLFCNRTERHILLGGVFDDLARRFPDRFRMFYTIDLAVDKDKWLEQENHFLGYVTTDMIRRSMPAPEEKNKIIMLCGPDPLLSHVAGTPMSTMSSMSGSLSIQPMATDINNLVSLGGLLKELGYDNTDVYRF